The following proteins are encoded in a genomic region of Actinomycetota bacterium:
- a CDS encoding ATP-dependent DNA helicase: MAIPVVSPVVSPVMLGAPALDQAQAAVVAHDGGPLLVLGGPGTGKTTALERRYLRLASQPGLAPHRILLLCTNRRYSMEAKERLFGALDRSAVVDIPVYTWHALCYHLVTRHYPALGYREPPVLLTGPEQWGKVRELLHAQQPLDWPTWGDRLRDRAFVDEVADFCLRVTQRLMSPADLEALAAHRPEWREVTRFYAVYTQALLREARLDYAGLIAATVRMLEGDAELRTRLRQRFPHVLVDEAEELSRAQRQLLGQLEVANLTVAADPDAGIEAFRGAEPEWVLGFERWFGTSHRIVLGTHHRLGVPLAPAAEGMAAYNDPLTGWRPALAAPHATEFESRQYGSTAEEVDQIARELRRAHVFDGLAWDAMAVLLSQPAFLLGSLQRALTRWEVPYVTLVGDRPLSAEPAVGSFLDLARFAFQEEGWEAVLPGLLAGPLGGLGYTGRRRLERLAWQSGRSLPELVETLEEPAELDTLRGLRDLVRRCADDPERCLWEVVAAAPYYRGLREQAAAEPGGEAAARLDAISAFARALGRFVERRHGVATLRDFLNEAARADFGADSWLPPPAEQRGRVALLSFHAAKGREWDTVIVAGCLDAWIPKGRRAQGLFDPLALEIPEITDREVEAVAADRRTFFVAATRGRRRVLFTVSRTVSGRGRPSRFLSELGADPVAAPPQDLPALTHAEQRARLRATLERAAEPEAQAAAAVALAELPGCDPDRWYGRWGWSEGPVPVEEGELRTSYSRLSIYDNCGLQYFLTSVLGLDPTSTHSMKFGTLMHAIFQAVHEGQLTTPPEVLAEYRRRFDALEPAFPNRTIARQFRRDGERMLEVFWTYERPRTVVAVERWFDIPFGGSRLRGRIDRVDRLGRNLTLTDYKTAKWAASLDEAQHSLQLAIYHLAAREDPELAEMGAPVAARLVYPGATWADGKPVVRTQNPQQAEEVLKGLPALIAGVRAEDFAPSPEADCMWCAVKALCPLWPQGAELEVGP, translated from the coding sequence GTGGCGATCCCGGTGGTGAGCCCGGTGGTGAGCCCGGTGATGCTGGGTGCGCCGGCCCTCGACCAAGCCCAGGCGGCCGTCGTCGCTCACGATGGCGGCCCCCTCCTGGTGCTCGGCGGGCCGGGGACCGGCAAGACCACCGCGCTGGAGCGCAGGTACCTGCGGCTTGCCTCCCAGCCGGGCCTCGCCCCCCACCGGATCCTCCTCCTGTGTACGAACCGGCGGTATTCAATGGAGGCCAAGGAGCGGCTGTTCGGTGCGCTGGACCGGAGCGCGGTCGTCGATATCCCGGTGTACACCTGGCATGCGCTCTGCTACCACCTCGTCACCCGGCACTACCCGGCCCTCGGCTACCGGGAGCCCCCGGTGCTGCTCACCGGCCCCGAGCAGTGGGGCAAGGTCCGGGAGCTGCTCCACGCCCAGCAGCCGCTCGACTGGCCCACCTGGGGCGACCGGCTGCGGGACCGGGCGTTCGTGGACGAGGTCGCCGACTTCTGCCTCCGGGTGACCCAGCGCCTCATGAGCCCGGCCGACCTGGAGGCGCTCGCCGCCCACCGCCCGGAATGGCGGGAGGTCACCCGCTTCTACGCGGTGTACACCCAGGCGCTGCTCCGGGAGGCCCGGCTCGACTACGCCGGCCTGATCGCCGCCACCGTCCGCATGCTGGAGGGCGACGCCGAGCTCCGCACCCGCCTCCGGCAGCGGTTCCCCCATGTCCTGGTGGACGAGGCGGAGGAGCTGAGCCGGGCGCAGCGCCAGCTGCTGGGCCAGCTTGAGGTGGCCAACCTCACGGTGGCCGCCGACCCCGACGCCGGCATCGAGGCCTTCCGCGGGGCGGAGCCCGAGTGGGTGCTCGGCTTCGAGCGGTGGTTCGGCACCAGCCACCGCATCGTGCTCGGCACCCATCACCGCCTGGGGGTCCCGCTCGCCCCAGCCGCCGAAGGGATGGCGGCGTACAACGATCCCTTGACCGGCTGGCGCCCGGCCCTCGCCGCCCCGCACGCCACCGAGTTCGAGTCCCGGCAGTACGGCAGCACGGCCGAGGAGGTCGATCAGATCGCCCGGGAGTTGCGCCGCGCCCACGTCTTCGATGGCCTGGCGTGGGACGCCATGGCGGTTCTCCTCTCCCAGCCCGCTTTCCTGCTCGGCTCGCTGCAGCGGGCGCTGACCCGCTGGGAGGTGCCCTACGTGACGCTGGTGGGGGACCGGCCCCTCAGCGCCGAGCCGGCCGTGGGGAGTTTCCTCGACCTCGCCCGGTTCGCTTTCCAGGAGGAAGGATGGGAGGCGGTCCTCCCCGGCCTGCTCGCCGGACCGCTCGGGGGCTTGGGGTACACCGGTCGCAGGCGCCTGGAACGCCTGGCGTGGCAGTCGGGGCGTTCGCTCCCTGAGCTGGTGGAAACCCTGGAGGAGCCGGCCGAGCTGGACACCCTCCGGGGGCTGCGGGACCTCGTCCGGCGCTGCGCCGACGACCCCGAGCGCTGCCTGTGGGAGGTGGTTGCCGCCGCCCCGTACTACCGCGGGCTCCGGGAGCAGGCCGCGGCCGAGCCCGGCGGGGAGGCGGCAGCCCGGCTTGACGCCATCTCGGCGTTCGCCCGGGCGCTGGGTCGCTTCGTGGAGCGGCGCCACGGCGTCGCCACGCTGCGGGACTTCCTGAACGAGGCCGCCCGGGCGGACTTCGGCGCCGACTCCTGGCTCCCGCCGCCCGCCGAGCAGCGCGGCCGGGTGGCCCTGCTGTCCTTCCACGCAGCCAAGGGCCGGGAGTGGGACACGGTGATCGTGGCCGGCTGCCTCGACGCCTGGATCCCCAAGGGCCGCCGGGCGCAGGGCCTGTTCGACCCTCTCGCCCTCGAGATCCCCGAGATCACCGACCGGGAGGTCGAGGCGGTGGCCGCCGATCGCCGGACGTTCTTCGTCGCTGCCACCCGGGGTCGCCGGCGGGTGCTCTTCACGGTCTCCCGCACCGTGTCCGGTCGGGGCCGGCCCAGCCGCTTCCTCAGCGAGCTGGGGGCGGACCCGGTCGCCGCGCCCCCGCAGGACCTGCCCGCACTGACCCACGCCGAGCAGCGCGCCCGGCTTCGGGCCACGCTGGAGCGGGCCGCCGAACCTGAGGCCCAGGCCGCCGCCGCCGTTGCGCTCGCCGAGCTGCCCGGCTGCGATCCCGACCGGTGGTACGGGCGCTGGGGATGGTCCGAGGGCCCGGTGCCGGTGGAGGAGGGCGAGCTGCGCACCTCCTATTCCCGGCTCAGCATCTATGACAACTGCGGGCTGCAGTACTTCCTGACCTCGGTGCTCGGTCTCGACCCGACGTCCACCCACTCGATGAAGTTCGGCACCCTGATGCACGCCATTTTCCAGGCGGTGCACGAGGGCCAGCTGACCACCCCGCCCGAGGTGCTGGCGGAGTACCGCCGGCGCTTCGACGCCCTCGAGCCCGCCTTCCCCAACCGCACCATCGCCCGCCAGTTCCGCCGGGACGGGGAGCGCATGCTCGAGGTCTTCTGGACCTACGAGCGCCCGCGCACCGTGGTGGCTGTGGAGCGCTGGTTCGACATCCCCTTCGGCGGCTCCCGGCTCCGGGGGCGCATCGACCGGGTGGACCGGTTGGGCAGGAACCTGACCCTCACCGACTACAAGACCGCCAAGTGGGCCGCCAGCCTGGACGAGGCGCAGCACTCCCTCCAGCTCGCCATCTACCACCTCGCCGCCCGGGAGGACCCCGAGCTCGCCGAGATGGGTGCCCCGGTCGCCGCCCGCCTGGTCTACCCGGGGGCCACGTGGGCCGACGGCAAGCCGGTCGTGCGCACCCAGAACCCCCAGCAGGCCGAGGAGGTCCTGAAGGGCCTCCCGGCACTGATCGCCGGCGTCAGGGCGGAGGACTTCGCCCCGTCGCCCGAGGCCGACTGCATGTGGTGCGCGGTCAAGGCGCTGTGCCCGCTGTGGCCGCAGGGCGCCGAGCTGGAGGTCGGGCCATGA
- a CDS encoding NYN domain-containing protein, translating to MDEEALIEVERELVPEAPPEELASVADVTGPGADGPGAPDAPEPLTADAPEPAGPPAAVNGLGVPDWLVQPLVDAAVGGLETMLRTDLPPRLAPLAGRRHPKLSRANRDLLLGSLGRHAKFTEAVYDRIFEESDEEVGRLEGRSVEEVIARVEDGDLEAPIAVSLLFATERPDDATALADWAIQRGAGSDTLTGIIDTLARENLEAQERLRRLEQELGAERRSRRGLERRIERASAAAEAARADAHSAESRAGWTQVERNAEAARAAELEAQVAGLQAAVDAARRERRDLLAEQQDLQSRYQRARQELRELRTRIPVPAPGPVFALRPAEAPPTTAELRDIYLALGTRGVLETKHLLLIVDGWNVGLGHVAAEKLEDKRRVLEQALERYAARTGNSVMVVYDGHKVSWFWMPSTGRRTIARVFTQDQTADDFIVEELAEQSGRAEAPVVVTSDRELRHRCIDQGAFVVSSEDLAGFLRW from the coding sequence TTGGATGAGGAGGCTCTGATCGAGGTCGAGCGGGAGCTGGTGCCCGAGGCCCCACCCGAGGAGTTGGCCAGTGTGGCCGACGTCACCGGGCCAGGGGCAGACGGCCCCGGAGCCCCGGATGCCCCCGAGCCACTGACCGCCGACGCCCCGGAACCCGCCGGCCCCCCGGCCGCGGTCAACGGGCTGGGTGTCCCCGACTGGCTGGTCCAGCCGCTTGTCGACGCCGCGGTCGGCGGGCTGGAGACGATGCTGCGCACCGACCTCCCGCCCCGGCTCGCCCCGCTTGCCGGCCGGCGCCACCCGAAGCTGTCCCGGGCGAACCGGGATCTGCTCCTCGGCTCCCTCGGCCGCCACGCCAAGTTCACTGAGGCGGTCTACGACCGGATCTTCGAGGAGTCCGACGAGGAGGTCGGGCGCCTGGAGGGGCGCAGCGTCGAGGAGGTGATCGCCAGGGTCGAGGATGGCGATCTCGAGGCACCGATCGCGGTTTCGCTCCTCTTCGCCACCGAGCGACCCGACGACGCCACTGCGCTGGCGGACTGGGCCATCCAGCGGGGAGCGGGCTCGGACACCTTGACCGGGATCATTGACACCCTGGCCCGGGAGAACCTGGAGGCCCAGGAGCGGCTGCGCCGCCTGGAGCAGGAGCTGGGGGCCGAGCGCCGCTCGCGGCGGGGGCTGGAACGGCGGATCGAACGGGCGTCGGCCGCGGCCGAGGCGGCGCGGGCAGACGCGCACAGCGCCGAGTCCCGGGCGGGCTGGACCCAGGTGGAGCGCAACGCCGAGGCGGCCCGGGCCGCCGAGCTGGAGGCCCAGGTCGCCGGCCTGCAGGCGGCCGTGGACGCCGCCCGCCGGGAGCGGCGCGACCTCCTCGCCGAGCAGCAGGACCTGCAGAGCCGGTACCAGCGGGCTCGCCAGGAGCTGCGTGAACTGCGCACCCGGATCCCGGTACCCGCCCCGGGCCCGGTCTTCGCCCTGCGCCCCGCCGAGGCGCCCCCGACCACGGCGGAGTTGCGCGACATCTACCTCGCCCTGGGCACGAGAGGCGTCCTGGAGACCAAGCACCTCCTGCTCATCGTGGACGGGTGGAACGTCGGGTTGGGCCACGTGGCTGCCGAGAAGCTGGAGGACAAGCGCCGGGTCCTGGAGCAGGCGCTGGAGCGCTACGCCGCCCGTACGGGGAACTCGGTGATGGTGGTCTACGACGGGCACAAGGTGTCCTGGTTCTGGATGCCGAGTACCGGCCGGCGCACCATCGCCCGGGTCTTCACCCAGGACCAGACCGCCGACGATTTCATCGTCGAGGAGCTGGCCGAGCAGTCGGGCCGGGCCGAGGCCCCGGTGGTGGTCACCTCCGATCGCGAGCTCCGCCACCGGTGCATCGACCAGGGGGCCTTCGTGGTGTCCTCCGAGGACCTGGCGGGCTTCCTACGATGGTGA
- the rmuC gene encoding DNA recombination protein RmuC has protein sequence MMTVGLFALAAAILVAAVLLRRRPAPGPDGDAAARTLQTRLDQTATAVNQLAGKFEERRRLEEQATDAVGRIERLIAGSWSKGRIGENLLAAALGEFPPDMVERDFTVGGRVCEFALVLPGGKVLPIDSKWPATALVDRLAGETDPTAAEEARRQVERAVVGHLREVAGYIEPSLTAPLAVMVVPDPVYACCRRAHRMAKDLRVLLVSGSLAVPVLMAVWNLYSTYARDLDQAQLLGRVQEVGCCLQEMGERIEGQLSRGLKMAGNAAAELRALVVGARTSLDGLWSRDEMGARVGGED, from the coding sequence ATGATGACGGTAGGACTGTTCGCGCTGGCGGCGGCCATCCTGGTGGCTGCCGTGCTGCTCCGGCGCCGCCCGGCCCCCGGCCCGGACGGGGACGCGGCGGCCCGTACCCTCCAGACCCGCCTGGACCAGACCGCTACCGCCGTGAACCAGCTGGCCGGCAAGTTCGAGGAGCGCCGCCGCCTCGAGGAGCAGGCAACCGACGCGGTGGGCCGCATCGAGCGGCTGATCGCCGGCTCCTGGTCGAAAGGCCGGATCGGCGAGAACCTGCTCGCCGCCGCCCTCGGCGAGTTCCCGCCCGACATGGTGGAGCGCGATTTCACCGTGGGCGGCCGGGTGTGCGAGTTCGCCCTCGTGCTGCCCGGAGGCAAGGTTCTCCCCATCGACTCCAAGTGGCCGGCCACGGCCCTGGTGGACCGTCTGGCCGGGGAGACCGACCCCACTGCCGCCGAGGAGGCCCGCCGGCAGGTCGAGCGGGCGGTGGTCGGGCATCTCCGGGAGGTAGCGGGCTACATCGAGCCCTCGCTCACCGCGCCGTTGGCGGTGATGGTCGTCCCCGACCCGGTGTACGCCTGCTGCCGGCGGGCGCACCGGATGGCCAAGGACCTCCGGGTGCTGCTGGTCTCCGGGTCATTGGCCGTCCCGGTGCTGATGGCGGTGTGGAACCTGTACAGCACCTACGCCCGCGACCTGGACCAGGCCCAGCTGCTCGGCCGGGTCCAGGAGGTGGGGTGCTGCCTGCAGGAGATGGGGGAGCGGATCGAGGGTCAGCTCTCCCGGGGCCTCAAGATGGCGGGCAACGCCGCCGCCGAGCTCCGGGCACTCGTCGTCGGTGCCCGCACCTCTCTGGACGGGCTCTGGTCGCGGGACGAGATGGGCGCACGCGTGGGAGGCGAAGATTGA
- a CDS encoding HAD family hydrolase — protein sequence MALPQPPAAVTFDCWSTLLRDLDSGGARLRRAAALAALATRLGSPLEHEAAVAVIDRSWNVHVEVWRKGGLFGPEGAARWCLEDLGLPTDAAHIEELAEAIAMGTLEVGTAEVEGAGRSLEALRRAGIPTALICDTGFTPSRCVRAALERHGLALDHYFFSDEFGVPKPDPAMFRAALDATGSAPRDAVHIGDLRRTDIAGARAAGMAAIRFAGVHDDDWLPEDCVGDEEADAVLYAWDDLPALLGL from the coding sequence ATGGCACTCCCCCAGCCCCCGGCGGCGGTCACCTTCGACTGCTGGTCCACCCTCCTGCGCGACCTCGATTCCGGCGGCGCCCGGCTGCGCCGCGCCGCCGCCCTGGCCGCCCTCGCGACCCGCCTCGGCAGCCCGCTCGAGCACGAGGCTGCGGTCGCGGTCATCGACCGTTCCTGGAACGTCCATGTCGAGGTCTGGCGCAAGGGGGGGCTCTTCGGCCCGGAGGGCGCCGCCCGGTGGTGCCTCGAGGACCTGGGCCTCCCCACCGACGCGGCTCATATCGAGGAGCTCGCCGAGGCCATCGCCATGGGCACCCTGGAGGTTGGGACCGCGGAGGTGGAGGGCGCCGGCCGGAGCCTGGAGGCCCTGCGCCGGGCGGGCATCCCCACCGCCCTCATCTGCGACACGGGCTTCACCCCGTCGCGCTGCGTTCGAGCGGCACTCGAGCGCCATGGCCTTGCGTTGGACCACTATTTCTTCTCCGACGAGTTTGGCGTCCCCAAGCCGGACCCGGCCATGTTCCGGGCCGCTCTCGACGCCACCGGATCCGCCCCCCGGGATGCCGTGCACATCGGCGACCTCCGCCGCACCGACATCGCCGGTGCACGGGCGGCGGGTATGGCGGCCATCCGCTTCGCCGGCGTGCACGACGACGACTGGCTGCCGGAGGACTGCGTGGGCGATGAGGAGGCCGACGCCGTGCTCTACGCATGGGACGACCTGCCGGCCCTTCTCGGCCTCTGA
- a CDS encoding DUF3048 domain-containing protein produces MSTPTTSMPRAGRLPGLRWFAGTAALLMALAACSGKSSPTANKKGGGASPTSSPAPPPVCPLTGVAPSGGSVPNRPVLGVKVENAPEARPQTGLNTADIVYEQPVEGGITRFLAIYQCSDAARIEPVRSSRLQDIDLLQQFPKPLFGNAGGSPPTEAAITNAVKAGILVNIDYSGAGYSRDAARNNDVHSLYTSTSALYGRSDAKGAGGVPTPIFTFSATPTAGAPGGAVHVNFSQYSNVTWKYVASSGVYQRFYNGTQPANESDGSLISTTNIVIQMVPVTMSSFIEDPSGSHQPVPTLTGTGPAVVCRQGTCVSGVWSRSALTSPTAFNDATGQPIQLAPGQTWVELAPSSATGPTAIPVAQVTETAS; encoded by the coding sequence ATGAGCACGCCCACCACCTCGATGCCGCGCGCGGGCCGCCTGCCCGGACTGCGGTGGTTCGCCGGAACCGCGGCTCTGCTGATGGCCCTTGCGGCCTGCAGCGGGAAGAGCTCGCCCACCGCCAACAAGAAGGGGGGCGGGGCCTCGCCGACGTCGTCTCCGGCCCCGCCGCCGGTGTGCCCGCTGACCGGCGTGGCGCCCTCGGGCGGGTCGGTCCCGAACCGCCCGGTGCTGGGGGTCAAGGTGGAGAACGCGCCCGAGGCCCGGCCGCAGACCGGTCTCAACACCGCCGACATCGTCTACGAGCAGCCGGTCGAGGGGGGCATCACCCGGTTCCTGGCGATCTACCAGTGCTCCGACGCCGCCCGGATCGAGCCCGTGCGCAGTTCCCGGCTGCAGGACATCGACCTGCTCCAGCAGTTCCCCAAGCCCCTGTTCGGCAACGCCGGCGGCAGCCCGCCGACCGAAGCGGCGATCACCAACGCCGTGAAGGCCGGGATCCTGGTCAACATCGACTACAGCGGGGCGGGCTACTCCCGGGATGCCGCCCGCAACAACGACGTGCACAGCCTCTACACCTCGACCTCCGCCCTGTACGGGCGGTCCGACGCCAAGGGCGCCGGGGGGGTACCGACCCCGATCTTCACCTTCTCGGCGACCCCCACGGCCGGGGCGCCGGGAGGTGCCGTGCACGTCAACTTCTCCCAGTACTCGAATGTGACCTGGAAGTACGTGGCTTCATCGGGCGTGTACCAGCGCTTCTACAACGGGACCCAGCCGGCCAACGAGTCCGACGGCTCGCTGATCTCCACCACCAACATCGTGATCCAGATGGTGCCGGTGACGATGAGCTCGTTCATCGAGGACCCCAGTGGCTCGCACCAGCCGGTCCCGACGCTGACCGGCACCGGACCGGCCGTGGTCTGCCGTCAGGGGACCTGCGTCAGCGGCGTCTGGAGCCGGTCGGCCCTCACCAGCCCGACCGCCTTCAACGACGCCACCGGGCAACCGATCCAGCTGGCGCCGGGGCAGACCTGGGTGGAGCTGGCGCCGTCGTCGGCGACCGGGCCGACGGCGATCCCGGTGGCCCAGGTGACCGAGACGGCGTCGTAG